The genomic region TAGCAATCAATTACTTTACAATCATAGTGCGGGTAGCCTTTTCGCTTCCTACAATTACAGTGTAAGTATAGATTCCTGAAGCCAAATCACTACCATCAATTGACAGGGTATTTAAACCAGTCTGTAAATTATCGTAAGTGTTCGTCATCAACAGTTTTCCAACAATGCTATATACTTCAACTGTTACAGTAGAAGACTTAACAAGGTTCAGATTAAACTGAGTTGATCCATTGAAAGGATTTGGGAAATTCTGTCCCAGAGTGAAGCTGGTAGTAACAGTGTTCTCATTGATACTGGAAGTAACATAATTCGCTACAGGGAAGGAAGCACTTGCTTCTGTAAATGCAGGATCACATACTTCAAGACCATCAAGATACTTGTGATTGATATCTACGCCAATGTTGATTGGAACTTCAAGGTAAGAAACAGGAATTTTATAACATCCGGCTGTAGCACCATCCAATGTGAAAGGCGATACGTTTCCGAATAAACAAGCACCATCTGCATTTGATCCTGCAGTCAGGTTGATTTCAGAAGTCCAAAGACCAGTAGTAACGTTGAATGCTCTGCAGATTGCATTTGGCAGAACGTTATCCTGTAATCCGGGAGTTAATGTAGTGTCAGTATCAAACCATACAAAGAATAATTTAGTACCATCCAATGTACGAGCAATCTGAGGACGGCTATCTTCTGCAAGATTGTTAGTACCATCTGTAAATTCTCCACGGAAAGTTAAAGGCAAACCTAAAGCTTCAGCACTCCAGGTAGTTCCACCATCTGTAGTGAAAATATCAAATACACCCCAGTTACCTGTACCGGAGTTGATAGAGAATGGAGAAGTAGCCTGAGGACCTACTGCAACAAAGATGTGTGCGTTGTTGTTTGCATCTACAGCCATGTCAATTTCGAACGCACAAGTGTAACCGGTTACAGATGTATCAAATTGAAAGAAGGTCTCAAAACTGAACATGTCCAAAGCAGCTACTTTATTCCATGTAGCTCCATTGTCAGTTGTTTTGAAAATTGTAGGATATAAGAAACTATCAGGATCCACAGTATAAGATTCATGACCTAACAAAGCTACATACCCTGTTCCACCTGTACCCCATGCAATGCTAGTCGCTGTCAATTGAGGAGCACCGCCTGCATCACGTAAATCAAATGGAGCAGCTACAGAATTATAAGTATAGCTGTAATCTCCGGCATTCCATACACCTTTCGCTAACAAAATATTACCATTGTAACCACCTGCAGCATCAATGTAACCGGTAGAAGTCCAGAAAGAATTATCATCAGTATTCAAAGCACCACCATCAGGAATAAGGTATGAAGTACTGGTATCTTCCGTAGAAGTTGGAGTACCACCGCCTGTTAAAGCGCTTGACCCATGAACTAGTCCGCCCCAACCCACATTTAAACCAGCCAATGAAGGTGCAAAGTAAGAAACGAATGCATTAGCTGGAGTAGTATTTCCAACAGCATTGTATATCATACCTTGTGGGTAACGCGCATTAAATAAAGGAGCAGTAGCAGAATAAATAGGACCTTGATTAGCACTCCAGGTAGCTCCGGCATCCGAAGAATAACCATAACGTAAAAATCCACTGGTTGCATCACCGGTAACTGTTGGTGAGGAACGGTAAACCATAGAAACACAGTTTACAACAGGATGTGCAAATAATGTAGTTTTAGCACCGAAAGCAGTACCGAAAGCATTACCTGAATTACCAATATCAATTACTGTAACAGCTTGAGTACTTGGAATACCGGTCTTCTTTCTGACAACAGCAGGCTTGGGATTGTTTGAAGGAGTTGTTTTCGTCTCTCCATTCACTAATTGACCTTTTTGAGTTGCAGAAAATCCGCTCAGACCAACGCCGGGGGATAACTGCTGAGCCATTGCATTTACGCTAAGTGTAAGTACAAGACCACATGTAAGTAGTTTTTTCATCATTAATTTGATTTTAAGTTTGTATATGTTTTAAGGTTTTTATTGTTTGAACTGTGGGTAAAGGTATGCATAAAACATACGATTTCAGGTTAAACTCAGTTTTTTTACTTTACAATCACAAAAATAATATTTTTTGGTTAATTAAAATTAAACCCTGTTTTTAAAAATCTTCATCTTTGAAATTTACTTCCCAGTTGTGAATTATATTACTGATTTACAATTAATTATATCATTAATGGTGTGTTGAAAAATAGTGAAAAAAGAATACTGTTACTAACAAACAGGAGTAGAATAACCACGTCTTCCATTGAAGATATTCAGAAATTGGAATCTTCATTTTAACATGTACATAAATTGCTAAACAGCATTTTTCAGCAATAAATGCTGCTAAAGTGCCAATGGCAATTCCAATGATCCCTAATTTTAACATTAAAAAATAACTGACCAGGATATTTACTGTTATTTCTACCAGGGCAATTTTAAAAATGACATTGTTTTTTCCCGCTGCGATGACCAAGGTCTGTGGAAAAACAACCCTACTTATTAATAAAAGTAAATAAGTGTTAAAAATCACTGCACTGGAAGAAAACTCCGCTCTAAATACTATAGGATAGAAATAATTACTGGTCAGTAACAATACAATAGTTATAGGGTACAATAAGTGCATTAACCTGCCGGATTCCTTTTTCAATTGATTTAACCCGGCTTTATCAAACCTGGCCGCTGCAAGTTTGGGAACCAAAGCATTGCTTATCGCTCCGGAAAGTAAGACGGCGAGTGGCAACTCTTTGGCGCCATATCTGAAGATGGCAAAAGCATCACTTCCGAAATGGGTACTGACCAATAACCCATCTACGTATTCTGCAGATCCGGAAATCAACAGACTGAAAATTAAAGGAAGTGAAAATAGGATTTGGTCAAAGATCATTTTAAAATTCAACTGCAGTTGGCTACATCCGGTTAGTAAGCGGTGCAAAACTATGTTTTTGACAACGGCCAATACTATTAGGCAATAAAAACTGTATTCTAATCCATAGCCCAAATATACAGGAGCAACTACTGCACTAACATAGGCTATTAAATTTATCAATCCATATTTGAGAAGTCCGATTGTTCGGTTGGTCAAGAGGAGCAAATGTTCAATTAAAAAAGTGGGGTTGTTAAGGAAAATATAAAGTAGCATTAAGGGATAATAATCAACGGCTTCATCAGGTAAAAGTCGCTGTGCAGTCTGATTGAAAATAAGGAGGAAGAGCAGAAGTAAAGAATTCAATAAATAAAGTGAGCAAGCTGTATTAAATAAATGTGACTGATTACCCGCTTCAATAGATTTATTATAGCTGGACAATAACCCATTCAAAAGTCCGGACACCCAAAAAAAACTGACTGCACCGGAAAAAAAAATTAAACTTTCGTAAGATCCTATATCGCGAATATTCATTTTACTTTTAGCCAGTAAAATGCCCGTAATTAATATAGTTAAAAACCTCAGAATCTGAAAAATCTGAAAACTCCTGACAGTATCAATTTGCTTAATGAAATTTATAATTTTTTTCACCTCAGCTCTTGTAGTTTTTTAAAGCGCAACCTTAGACTATTACCAATGACAATAACATCTGAAAATGCCATGGAAAGTGATGCAAGCATTGGACTTAATAAACCGGCCGCGGCCATAGGAATAGCAACAATATTATATAGCAAAGCCCAAAATAAGTTTTGTCGTATAGTGCGTATAGTATGTTTTGACATTAAATGAATTTGTATCAATGCCTTCAATTCCCCTTTTCCAACAAGCACAATCTCAGCAGTTTGTTTTGCAATTTCTGTCCCGCTATTCATAGCAATTCCAACGGAGGCTACCGCTAATGAAGAAGCATCATTAATGCCATCACCTACCATCGCCACTTTGGATCTCAATTGCAAGTCCCGGATAACCGCCTCTTTTTCATGGGGTAATTTTTCTGCATATACCATTTCAATTTCAAGTTCTTTTGCAAGTCTATCACAGATATGCTTTCGGTCTCCGCTAAGTAGAACAGTATTAATTCCATTTTGTTTAAAATACTGAACAAGTTCTCTTGCATCGGGCCGAACAACATCTTCAAAATCTATTTCTGCTAATAACTCATTGTTTTGAGTAAGATATACCTGATGCTGTTCTTTTCCATTCTCCATTCCGGTAAATTGAGCTGAACCCGCTTTATATATATTACCTTCCTTATCCACTGCCTTTATTCCTGAACCGGGTATTTCTTTTATTTCAGAGAATAAAATAGGGTAGGGAGCCTTAACTGCAGAAAAATGCTTTGAAAGAGTTGCGGCTAAGGGGTGAGTAGAGTATTGTTCCAGAGTTCCCATCAGGTAGCCGACGAGACTTTTGTCAGCAAGGAAATTGATTTTTTTAATGGAAATCTTTCCTTCTGTTAATGTCCCTGTTTTATCAAAAACTATCGTGTCGATTTGTTGCAACCGCTCCATGGTTTCGCCACCTTTCACTAATATACCGTTTTTTGCTGATCGGCCAATACCTACGGCAACAGCTGTTGGAGTGGCAAGTCCCATGGCACACGGGCAGGAAATCACCAATACAGCAATGCTCCGAAGCAGCGATTCACTCGCGGTAAGGTCGAGGTAGAAGAAGGATACCAGAAAGGTAATCACTGAAATTACAATTACGATTGGAACAAACCATGCGCTAACCTGATCACCTATTCTTTGTATTTCTGGTTTCTGCAGCGCTGATTTTTTTACTGTTTCAATCATTCTGCTTAGAATAGTTTCCGATCCTGCCTGCTGAACCAGTACTTTAATATGACCACTTTGGAGAATAGTCCCACTCATGACCAATTCGTCAACTGTTTTCTCTACAGGCATGCTTTCCCCGGTCATCATCGATTGATCGATAGCGGCCTTCCCTTCATAAATGACACCGTCCGCCGGAATTTTTTCACCGGTATTAATTAGTATAAGATCATTCACACGTAAGTAGGCTGCAGCTATTTCCCTGGTGGTTTCGTGAGCAGTTAATGCGTTTTCAATGATTCGGGCTGTCTGAGGTTGAATCCGTATTAATGCTTCAAGTGCAGATTGTGTTTTTTTAAGACTGCGTCGCTCAATAATATTACCGAGTAATAACAATGTAATTATTGTGGCAGAGGTTTCGAAAAACAAATAATCAGCGGCCTTCACATCTCCAAAATGAAGATACCATCCAAAACAAGAGTATATATAGGCAGCGGATGAACCCAGTGTAATTAACACATCCATATTCGGACTACCGCTTTTCAAAGAGCCCCAGGCACTCCTTCCAAAATGAAGTAGTCCGATGAGCATGACCGGTGTAGCCAGAATAAATTGCACAAGGGGTAAATGGAGAAAATGCCAGTCCACAAACATATGAAGGAAAAGAGGTAATGTTAAAAGAAGACAACATCCAAAACGAAAGTCAAGTGAAGCGACTATTTCCGATATTTTACTTATTTTTTTCTCCTCTCCTTCCTTACCTGCACTATATCCCAAACTATTGATGGCTGTTACAATCTGATCAATTCCAATACCTGACACGGTATCAAGTTCCAGCACGCCTGATTCATAATCAATATGAACATTTGTCATCCCCTTCTTTTCAAGATGTCTGGCAATGCCCTGTGCGCAACTTGAACAGGTCATTCCACCTACTTTTAAGACCACTTTTTCCATCAGATAGCAAAATTAACTTTATAGGTCACAACCAACCCCGGGAGGATGGTTTTGAAATCTATTTTATTCATCCCTTTGCTGGTTTTTTTAGAAACATTACATTTGCACCCTTCAAACGGTGGATGTAGCTCAGTTGGTTAGAGCGCTAGTTTGTGGCACTGGAGGTCGGGGGTTCGAGACCCCTCATTCACCCTAAGCGGGGTCATTGTAAAATGACTCCGCTTTTTTGTAATCTACTGTAATTCAACACCAATTTATAAAATACAACGAGGTGACTTCCTCAATCAGTAGTCTGTATTATTAACTGATTTATTCTTCCAGATAGTATAGATAAGTTCAGGAATCTTTCTTGTAAATATTCACTTTCTATATTTTTTCGGAGATATTAACAGGCCCAAACGATGTTTATTCGTTAAAAATCAGGAATTGTTAATAACTTGATAATAGTAAATAAAAGATTTTCTAATGATTTGACTCCAAAGTATCTTTGCAAAATCAACAAAAAATCCATTATGTCATCAGCTACTCAACAACCATCCAATCAAAACACCTATGAACGCCAACTTGAAGATTGGATCGAACAGGAAAAAGCAGCCATTGAGCTGATTCATTTAACCGGCGGTTTATGGTTTAATAAATCTGTTGAACTGATTATTTTCAGAAACCAGTTGGTCGATCGTAGCGCCAGTCAAATACTGAATCTCCATCAATATGCGAATGATATCGTAAAAAAGCCCATCACCGTAATGGATACGCTGGAGCTTACCAGAGCATTAAGCACGTTGGATCTTGCGCCCTCGCGGATTGATATCGGTCGCATGACCTCCGAGTGGTTGAGCGAAAAAGAAAGTTATGGTAACGATCCGAAAAATTTATTGAAGGTAAAATTGGAAGTTTCATTGGCAAGGATCGCAAAAAAATGATCCCTCGTGATGTAATTTTATACGGTTTCGGTCGAATTGGCCGTATCCTCGCTCGTGAGTTAGTAGGTCAGGCCGGAAAAGGGGAACAGTTACGTCTTCGCGCTATCGTTGTCAGAAAAAGATCAGATGACGATCTTTCCAAACGTGCTGAACTGTTGAGAAATGATTCTGTGCATGGTCCATTCCCCGGAACCGTCATTGAAGATGCTGAAAAGAATGCCTTAATTGTGAATGGCCATACCATCTATGTGATCGACGCCAAAAACCCTGAAGATGTGGATTATTCTGCATATGGGATCACTAATGCCTTGTTGATTGACAATACCGGCGTTTCCCGTGACCGTGAAGGACTGAGCAAACATCTCAAAGCAAAGGGTGTGACCAAAGTATTGCTCACTGCTCCGGGCAAAGGTGATATTCCTAATGTAGTATACGGTGTCAATGAAAAAGATCATACAGAGAACGAAACTATTTTCTCCGCTGCCTCTTGTACAACCAATGCCATCGTTCCTGTTCTTGCTGTCATTGAGAAGTCATTAGGTGTTGAAAGAGGTCATATCGAAACGATTCACTCGTATACCAATGACCAGAATTTATTGGATAACTATCATAGTAAATATCGTCGTGGCCGTAGTGCTGCCATGAATATGGTGATTACTGAAACCGGTGCGGATAAGGCCGTAGCAAAAGTGCTTCCTGTGCTTGCAGGTAAACTTACGGGAAATGCTGTAAGGGTGCCCACCCCTGATGTTTCTCTTGCTATCCTGAATCTTACCTTGAAAAAGGAAGTAAATAAAGAGGAAGTAAATGATATTTTGAAAGATGGAGCTTTGCGCGGAAATCTTATAGAACAGATTCAATATTCCAATTCAAACGAGTTGGTATCTTCTGATCTGATCGGAAACCCATGCGCATCTATTGTTGATTCTCCGGCAACTATCGTTTCAAAAGATAAAAAGAGCATTGTACTGTATGTATGGTATGATAATGAATATGGCTATAGCCGTCAGGTAGTCAGATTTGCGAAATACCTCGCGGATGTAATTCGTTTGACTTACTATTAATAGAACGAACATTCCAATTCAACAAAGATAAGGTTGCCTTAGAACAGGTCACCTTTTTTTTATTTCATAGAAACTGATTTAACGGCTTCATCTAAAATTGAAAAATCACTTCCACCAAACTGCTTAATCCCCTAAATAGGACTTTAATATTTTGCTTTTATTTTTATGTCGAAGTCTCCGCAATGCTTTTTCCTTAATTTGTCGCACACGTTCACGTGTCAGATCAAACTTAGATCCGATTTCTTCCAAAGTTAAACCATGACCCAAACCTATTCCGAAGAATAAAATTAACACTTCCCGTTCTCTCTCAGACAACGTACTCAAGGACCGGTCGATTTCCTTCCGGAGAGAATCGTTGATCAGTTGAATATCTGCACGGGGAGATTCGGTATTTTCAATAACATCCAGCAAGGTATTTTCTTCTCCTTGTACAAAAGGCGCATCCATGGAAACATGCCGGCCGGAAATTCTCAAGGCATCAGTAATTTTATCAATAGGAAGGTCCGTCAATATGGCAATTTCTTCATAAGAAGGTTCGCGTTCAAACTCCTGCTCCAGTTTGCTGAAGGCCTTACTGATTCTGCTCAGAGATCCTACCTGATTTAATGGAAGCCGGACAATCCGGGCCTGCTCTGCGATCGCCTGTAGAATACTTTGTCTGATCCACCAGACTGCATACGAAATAAATTTAAAACCTTTGGTTTCATCAAATCGCTTGGCCGCTTTTATCAGTCCCAGGTTTCCTTCATTAATAAGATCAGGTAAACTTAAACCCTGACTCTGATACTGTTTGGCAACGGAAACCACAAATCGAAGGTTTGCGCGAGTCATTTTATCCAAAGCAGTACTGTCACCATCACGGATAAGTCGCGCAAGGCGTACCTCTTCTTCCGATGTTATCATCGGCTCCTTACCAATTTCAGCAAGGTACTTCTCCAGAGAAGCACTCTCACGATTGGTGATTGATTTACTTATTTTCAGTTGACGCATAGTAGTGGAATGTCATTTCTGAAAATGCTTCGGCTTTGTGTAAAACAAATATAGAATTTAAAAAGTTGAATTACCAAAATATTCATGAAATAAAAAAGGATGTCGGTTAAACATCCTTTTTCTTACTTTTTTGATCTGCACAAATTACATGCCGAAACCATAATAGGCTTTCATGCCATTGGGATAAGCACCTTCAATCAGTACTCCACCTTTTTTTGATTCCAGATATTCCGTAACTTCTTTCGCTGATCTGACTTTTCTATTGTCAATAGCGGTAATGATAAAGCCATCTTTTAAGCCCGCGCTTTTTAATTTTCCGGTTTGTAATTCTTTCACCTTCACGCCAGACTCAACACCAAGCTTACTCAATTCTGCTTCACTTGCATTCTCCAGCACAGCTCCTAACAAATTGATGGCTTCGTTTTTTGTCACTTCCGTGTTTCCATCTTTGTTTCGTAAAATGACTGGTATGATTTTCTCACTATTATTTCGGAGTACCGTTACCATAATTTTATCACCGGGTCTGAATCTTCCAACCTGTTCCTGAAGTTCCGGAGAACTTTTGATCTCAAACCCATTGATGGATTTAATAATGTCACCTACCTTCAGACCGGCAACAGCTGCCGCACCGCCTTCAGTAAGCCCATTCACATAAACGCCATTTAAGGTGTTTACTTCCTTTTCTTTAGCAAAATCAGCATCAATATCCCGTATGCTGACACCAATGAAACCTCGCTGAACGATGCCAAACTCCATGAGATCCTTCACCACCTTTTTAACAATATTGACAGGGATGGCAAAAGAATATCCGGAATAGGAACCCGTGTTTGAAGCGATGGCTGCATTAATTCCTATTAATTCGCCATTCAGGTTGACTAATGCTCCGCCGGAGTTTCCGGGGTTTACTGCAGCATCGGTTTGAATAAAGGACTCGATTGGAAATCTCTGGTCAGGTAGGATATTGATGTTTCTGGCTTTTGCACTGACTATTCCTGCCGTTACCGTTGATGTTAAATTGAAAGGATTGCCCACTGCAAGGACCCATTCTCCTACGCGAACCTGATCAGAATTTCCTAATGCAATATGTGGAAGTTTTTTAGCATCCACCTTTAATAAGGCCAGATCAGTTGATGGATCAGTTCCGATGACTTTCGCTACAAATGTTTCCTTGTCATTCAGTGTAATGGAAACCTCTGATCCATTCTCGATCACGTGGTTGTTGGTGACTACATAACCATCTTCAGAGATGATGACACCCGAGCCGGTCGATTGTTGCTGTGGCATCTGCCTGGGTGCGGGATTTCCCAAAAAAGTTGAATGGGTCGAGAAATTGTCCGGAGTTTCCTTGTTGTGCTGCATATTTAGTAGTGACATGCACCACCACGGGGACAGTAGTTTCAGCAGAAGCTGTAAAATCAACCGGTACACCGGAAGATCCCGTATAAGAAACTGCACGAACAGGAACTGAAGAATTGAATCTATCCCCATTATCTGAAATTTCGGAATGAAACAGGTTGTTATTAATTCCTGCACCGATCATTCCGCCTACGATGGCTAATGTAAAGATGGCTACGGTTTTTTTGATTGCTCTCATATGGCTAATGTATTTTATTTGATGCCTGTAACAATATACGTTGGAAAGCCAAAATTATTTTTGAAATGATGAATCAAAAATGAATTTAACCTTCTTTTAACCAAGAACAAACCGAAGTTGAAAAAGATAAAATTAAATCCATAGGCTCTAAGCTCCATTATTTTATTGTTTTCGTTATTTTTACATCAATGGAAATGGAATTCTACAAATACCAGGGTACCGGAAATGATTTTATTGTTGTTGATGGAATTCAATATTCTGCCCAACTGTCTATTGCTCAAATTCAAAAGTGTTGTGACCGACGTTTTGGAATTGGTGCGGATGGTCTGATTGTTCTTAAATCACATCCGGAATTTGATTTCGAAATGGAATATTATAATGCAGATGGACACCCGGGTTCTATGTGTGGAAACGGTGGTCGATGTATCGTTCATTTTGCTTTTAGCAAAGGATATGTAAAAGAGCAATGCCGGTTTTTGGCGGTGGATGGTATTCATGAGGCTATTCTGCTCCGGAATGGAAATATTTCCTTAGAGATGAAAGATGTGAAGGGGATACAAACCGTAAATAGCGACTTCTTCCTGAATACAGGATCCCCACATCATATCAGATTTGTGAAGGACATTGAGAATTTTAATGTGTTTACGGAAGGAAAAACAATTAGGAATAATGAGAGATATAAGAAGGAAGGAACGAATGTGAATTTCGCTGAGTGGATAGGAGACCGGTTGTTTGTCAGAACGTATGAAAGAGGTGTGGAAGAGGAAACCCTGAGTTGTGGAACAGGGGTTACTGCTGCAGCCATCGTTGCGGGAAACATTGGAAATAATGAAAAATCAAATAAAATAAATATTAAAACCAGGGGTGGAGATCTTGCCGTAAGCTATACCGTAAACGATACCGGTTTTTCTGATATTCGGTTAGAAGGTCCTGCTACATTCGTTTATAAAGGGATAATTGAGCTATGATAAGAGGAAATAGTGTATTGCTACGCGCATTGGAACCGAAGGATGTGGACCTGATGATGATTTATGAAAATGACGCAGAAATCTGGCCGGTGAGCGGAACTTTTGCACCTTATTCCAGATACACGCTGGAACAGTATTATAAAAATGCTACTCAAGACATCTATACTTCCAAGCAATTACGTCTGGCCATTGAATTGATTGTTGAATTACCGGGTGCAGGAGCTACAATCGGCTATATCGATTTATTTGATTTCGATCCTCAACATAGAAGGGCAGGGGTAGGGATCCTGATCGGTAACAGAGAGTACCGGAACAAAGGATTGGCAACCGAAGCTTTATCCATGTTAGTCAAGCATAGTTTTAACACGTTGAATCTGCACCAACTGTATTGTCATATCGACAATAGTAATGAACATAGTTTGCGGTTGTTTTCTAAAGTCGGTTTCAGAACATGTGGTTCGCTGCGTGACTGGATCGTATATGAAGGAAAGTGGCATAGTGTATCTCTGCTACAACTGATAAGACCCACGGTAATTATTTAATGAGTAACACTTTAATTAAATACTTTTTTGCAGTCTCCTGCTGTGCTTTTATTGCATTTTCAAACTGGAATTGCGGTATTTCATCGCAGCAAACACCTGAACAAATTGCGCTGGCCAGAACTGAATATGCCGGATTGTCCGATACAGCGCGCTATGTGGGAATGAATACCTGCAAAGGTTGTCATACTGAAGTGCATGCCTCTTTTATCCATACCGGAATGGGAAAATCTTTTGATACAGCCAGTCAAAATAAAACGTCGCCCGATTTTACTAATCATACGGTCGTGTATGATGAACACCTGAACATGCATTATCATGCCTATTGGCAGGAGGGCAAATTATTCTTTAACGAATTCAGAGGAAACACTAAGGATACCGCTTATAGCAGAACAGAACAGGTAAAATATATTGTGGGTTCCGGACAGCATACCAACTCTCATATGTGGGAAAGTAACGGTTATCTCTTCCAGGCACCCATGACCTTTTATACTCAGAAAGGCAAATGGGATCTGCCTCCCGGTTTTGAGAACGGTGCTAATTCTCGTTTTAACAGAATCATAGGTCTAGAATGTATGACTTGTCATAATGGCTATCCGGAATTCGTTGCCGGTTCTGAAAATAAATTCACTAAAGTTCAAAATGGGATCGATTGTGAAAGATGTCATGGTCCGGGAAGTATTCATGTGCAGGAGAAATCAATGGGTATCCTTATCGATACCGCTAAAAGGATAGACTATTCTATTGTAAACCCTTCAAAACTTCCCATTGATTTGCAGTTTGATGTCTGCCAGAGATGTCATGTACAAGGCAATACTGTTCTGAATGAAGGGAAATCATTTTTTGATTTCAAACCGGGGATGCGTTTATCAGATGTGATGTATGTATTTATGCCTGTTTACAAGGGGAAAGAAAATGAACATATCATGGCATCTCATGTGGAGCGGCTCAAGATGAGTAAATGTTTCATCACCACTACCCGTCGTTTACAAGCTGAAGGAGGTGGAAAAACTACGGGATTAAAACCCTTTAAGAATGGACTCACCTGTATTACTTGTCACAATCCTCATATCAGTGTGAAAGAAACCGGTGATGATCATTTTAACAGTACTTGCAAGTCCTGTCATGCAGTGGGCAAGGAACATCTCTGCTCTAAGAATTCAAACTCTGCAATGAAAGGTGGAAAGGATGATTGCGTCAGTTGTCATATGCCGGTACAAGGCACATTGGATATACCTCACGTGAGTGTGCACGATCACCGGATAGCAATACATCAGGAAGTGAAAGAAGTGGAGAAGATGAAAACCTTTATTGGCATCAATTGCCTGAATGATTCCAATCCTCCTGATAAAATTATTGCACAGGCCTATATTAATTATGTAGAGAAGTTCGGTATGGAGAAAACCTTACTCGACTCTGCACTGTCTAATTTAAAA from Bacteroidota bacterium harbors:
- a CDS encoding diaminopimelate epimerase produces the protein MEMEFYKYQGTGNDFIVVDGIQYSAQLSIAQIQKCCDRRFGIGADGLIVLKSHPEFDFEMEYYNADGHPGSMCGNGGRCIVHFAFSKGYVKEQCRFLAVDGIHEAILLRNGNISLEMKDVKGIQTVNSDFFLNTGSPHHIRFVKDIENFNVFTEGKTIRNNERYKKEGTNVNFAEWIGDRLFVRTYERGVEEETLSCGTGVTAAAIVAGNIGNNEKSNKINIKTRGGDLAVSYTVNDTGFSDIRLEGPATFVYKGIIEL
- a CDS encoding GNAT family N-acetyltransferase — its product is MIRGNSVLLRALEPKDVDLMMIYENDAEIWPVSGTFAPYSRYTLEQYYKNATQDIYTSKQLRLAIELIVELPGAGATIGYIDLFDFDPQHRRAGVGILIGNREYRNKGLATEALSMLVKHSFNTLNLHQLYCHIDNSNEHSLRLFSKVGFRTCGSLRDWIVYEGKWHSVSLLQLIRPTVII
- a CDS encoding tetratricopeptide repeat protein, encoding MSNTLIKYFFAVSCCAFIAFSNWNCGISSQQTPEQIALARTEYAGLSDTARYVGMNTCKGCHTEVHASFIHTGMGKSFDTASQNKTSPDFTNHTVVYDEHLNMHYHAYWQEGKLFFNEFRGNTKDTAYSRTEQVKYIVGSGQHTNSHMWESNGYLFQAPMTFYTQKGKWDLPPGFENGANSRFNRIIGLECMTCHNGYPEFVAGSENKFTKVQNGIDCERCHGPGSIHVQEKSMGILIDTAKRIDYSIVNPSKLPIDLQFDVCQRCHVQGNTVLNEGKSFFDFKPGMRLSDVMYVFMPVYKGKENEHIMASHVERLKMSKCFITTTRRLQAEGGGKTTGLKPFKNGLTCITCHNPHISVKETGDDHFNSTCKSCHAVGKEHLCSKNSNSAMKGGKDDCVSCHMPVQGTLDIPHVSVHDHRIAIHQEVKEVEKMKTFIGINCLNDSNPPDKIIAQAYINYVEKFGMEKTLLDSALSNLKKDTKSGIEENIHQYVQLYYLKNDFAGIVSITETIPKLLSSLNRKSYDNKDAWTSYRIGEAMQNTGRTQSSVQWFKNAYILAPLYPDFGNKYANALAGQKNFAEARKIFSSLVKEHPYYAPAFSNLGYLILIQEGNVNRANSYLDKALALDPDYELAILNKAAAFMSEGKVQDARKYLQKVLQINPENRQAIEGLKRITK